One genomic window of Cannabis sativa cultivar Pink pepper isolate KNU-18-1 chromosome 2, ASM2916894v1, whole genome shotgun sequence includes the following:
- the LOC115720173 gene encoding uncharacterized protein LOC115720173: protein MEKAYDKMSWNFIGEVLGSMKFDEVFIRWVNKCIELKRMGLLLKGAVQGVISPTCVLRQEDSLSLALFIKAADVLSTLLMAKNEEGEIAGMKRMKKDSMYLGLPLFKSLTRSKDLNLLVDKVMQRVKSWKTRLLSKAGRACLIQSVGSSIATYVATSDVIPKTIARRVDKELRDFWWGDMETKKT, encoded by the exons ATGGAGAAAGCTTATGATAAGATGAGTTGGAATTTTATTGGGGAAGTGCTTGGAAGTATGAAGTTTGACGAAGTCTTTATCAGATGGGTGAATAAGTGTATTGAACTTAAGAGAATGGGGCTTCTCCTCAAAGGTGCTGTTCAAGGAGTTATCTCGCCGACTTGTGTGCTGCGCCAAGAAGACTCCCTATCTCTAGCTCTTTTCATTAAAGCAGCGGATGTTCTCTCTACACTTTTAATGGCTAAAAATGAGGAGGGTGAGATTGCAG GAATGAAAAGGATGAAAAAAGACTCTATGTATCTAGGGCTGCCACTTTTCAAATCCTTGACGAGATCCAAAGACCTTAACCTCCTTGTGGATAAGGTGATGCAGCGAGTTAAAAGTTGGAAAACAAGATTACTATCCAAGGCGGGTCGAGCTTGTCTCATTCAGTCGGTAGGATCTTCCATTGCTACTTATGTAGCAACCTCCGATGTAATCCCTAAAACAATAGCAAGAAGAGTGGATAAAGAGCTACGAGATTTCTGGTGGGGTGATATGGAGACAAAGAAAACCTAG